A genomic segment from Vicia villosa cultivar HV-30 ecotype Madison, WI unplaced genomic scaffold, Vvil1.0 ctg.000402F_1_1, whole genome shotgun sequence encodes:
- the LOC131627781 gene encoding NAP1-related protein 1-like gives MVADKSKKLKVSEKGDNAEEIDGELVLSIEKLQEMQDELEKINEEASDKVLEIEQKYNEIRKPLYDQRNDLIKSIPDFWLTAGTLVIMEDTRQ, from the exons atggTGGCCGACAAGAGCAAGAAGCTTAAGGTTTCTGAAAAGGGCGACAACGCCGAGGAAATCGACGGAGAACTTGTCCTCTCCATTGAAAAGTTGCAGGAAATGCAAGATGAGCTCGAAAAG ATCAATGAGGAGGCTAGTGATAAAGTTCTGGAAATAGAGCAGAAGTACAACGAGATAAGGAAGCCGCTGTATGATCAGCGCAATGATCTTATCAAGTCTATTCCTGATTTCTGGTTAACTGCG GGAACTCTAGTTATCATGGAAGACACACGGCAGTAA
- the LOC131627807 gene encoding F-box/kelch-repeat protein At3g23880-like isoform X1, with protein sequence MSSSQLFISDDLIAEVLSLLKVKSVLRFRCVNKHWDTLISDPTFVKLHLEKSAKQNPHFLLITEHITHIPGESPNGSDDKSEYECGVIPYSVSSLLENPSFDLSVDSYYLMQHKGCSKIVGSYNGLICLSGESYGREYYECWFRLWNPATKATSPKLGFLRLFHNRPGCAADNGYFNFTFGYDNSTGTYKIFASRYVFRKRRSEVRILCLGDDVWRDIQTFPVEPLCLSSCQTGVSFKSTINWLAINNIIYYSCNTYKDITIDQFLIVSFDLSTETYNQYSLPPEFDQVPPRAPIIGVLGDSLCFSYRYKETDLIIWQMKKFGVEDSWSQFLKISCHSLQIHYDYTEYMKFFFKLVPLFLSKDGDTLILKCFQEDQEILYNWRNNTVVRTKISASTTTTDDRTVHYVSCTANDHIESLVSVFLKN encoded by the exons ATGTCTTCATCTCAGCTGTTCATCTCTGACGATCTCATTGCTGAGGTATTATCTCTTCTCAAAGTGAAATCAGTTCTTCGATTCAGATGTGTTAACAAGCATTGGGATACTCTCATTTCCGATCCCACTTTTGTGAAATTGCATCTGGAGAAATCAGCAAAACAAAATCCTCACTTCTTACTCATCACTGAACATATAACACATATCCCAGGTGAGTCACCCAATGGCAGTGATGATAAAAGTGAGTATGAATGCGGTGTCATTCCCTACTCTGTAAGCAGCTTACTCGAGAATCCCTCGTTCGACCTTTCCGTCGACTCTTACTACTTGATGCAACACAAAGGATGCTCTAAAATAGTTGGTTCCTACAATGGATTGATCTGTTTAAGTGGTGAATCATACGGCCGCGAGTATTATGAGTGTTGGTTCCGATTATGGAACCCAGCCACCAAGGCAACAtcgccaaaattagggttcttacgCTTATTTCACAATCGTCCCGGCTGCGCTGCCGATAATGGCTATTTCAATTTTACCTTTGGTTATGATAACTCTACAGGCACTTATAAGATATTTGCCTCACGTTACGTTTTTCGTAAAAGGAGAAGCGAGGTCAGAATTCTATGTTTGGGTGATGATGTTTGGAGAGATATTCAAACTTTCCCTGTTGAGCCCTTGTGCTTGTCCTCTTGTCAAACTGGTGTGTCTTTCAAAAGCACTATTAACTGGTTGgccattaataatataatttactaCAGCTGTAATACTTATAAGGATATTACTATTGATCAATTTTTGATTGTTTCGTTTGATTTGAGCACAGAGACATACAATCAGTACTCATTGCCTCCTGAGTTTGATCAAGTTCCACCTAGAGCTCCAATTATTGGTGTGTTGGGAGACTCTCTTTGTTTTTCTTACCGTTATAAGGAAACCGATCTAATTATATGGCAGATGAAGAAATTTGGGGTCGAAGATTCTTGGTCTCAATTTCTTAAAATTAGTTGTCACTCTCTTCAAATTCATTATGACTATACTGAATAtatgaagtttttttttaaattggttCCACTATTTCTTTCTAAGGATGGTGATACACTGATACTTAAATGCTTTCAAGAAGACCAAGAAATTCTCTATAATTGGAGAAATAATACAGTAGTGCGAACAAAAATTTCTGCAAGTACAACAACTACTGATGACAGAACTGTTCATTATGTCTCTTGCACAGCCAATGACCATATTGAAAGCTTAGTTTCAGTTTTTCTGAAA AATTAG
- the LOC131627779 gene encoding F-box/kelch-repeat protein At3g23880-like, whose amino-acid sequence MSVSPLFFPNDLIAEVLSLLNVKSILRFRCVSKFWDILISDTTFVNLHLKSSAKRNPHLLLLTSHTKKFPAKALYGSDAIEHDSGVIPYSISSLVENPSFTILIDSDYIVQHKECSDIVGSCNGLICLSCEYLNYDYEYHEYWLRCWNPATRTTSPKYGLFRLYRNTPGCPTSTGCYRFSFGCDNSTGTYNVMASCYFRHQQRSNVKILSFGDNIWREIQSFPVEPMHADDACGTDYDDLYFKSTITWLGIRNKLSYNCSLLYDHTDIKDITIEHFVIVSLDLRTETYNQYLFRCFFLKTVIHSYFNAIKKSKQFSII is encoded by the coding sequence ATGTCGGTGTCTCCGCTGTTCTTCCCCAACGATCTGATAGCAGAGGTGTTATCCCTTCTTAATGTGAAATCTATTCTGCGATTCAGATGCGTTAGCAAATTCTGGGATATTCTCATTTCCGATACCACCTTTGTGAATTTGCATCTCAAAAGTTCTGCAAAGCGAAATCCTCACTTATTACTCCTCACCTCTCATACCAAAAAATTCCCAGCTAAGGCATTATATGGCAGTGATGCAATTGAGCATGATTCTGGTGTCATTCCATATTCCATAAGCAGTTTAgttgagaatccttctttcaccATTTTGATCGACTCTGACTACATCGTGCAACACAAAGAATGCTCCGATATAGTTGGTTCCTGCAATGGATTGATCTGTTTGAGTTGTGAATACCTCAACTATGACTACGAGTATCATGAGTACTGGCTCCGATGTTGGAACCCAGCCACCAGGACCACATCTCCAAAATACGGCTTGTTTCGCTTATATCGCAATACTCCTGGTTGCCCTACATCTACAGGTTGTTACAGATTCAGCTTTGGTTGTGATAATTCTACTGGCACTTATAATGTAATGGCATCCTGTTACTTTCGTCATCAACAGAGAAGCAATGTGAAAATTTTAAGTTTCGGTGATAATATTTGGAGGGAAATTCAAAGTTTCCCTGTCGAACCTATGCATGCCGACGATGCTTGTGGAACTGATTATGATGATCTGTATTTCAAAAGCACTATCACTTGGTTGGGTATTCGAAATAAACTTTCATATAACTGTTCACTTTTATATGACCATACTGATATTAAGGATATTACAATTGAGCATTTTGTTATTGTTTCGCTTGATTTGCGGACAGAAACATATAACCAGTATTTATTCCGCTGTTTCTTTCTGAAGACGGTGATACACTCATACTTCAATGCAATCAAGAAAAGCAAGCAATTCTCTATAATTTAA
- the LOC131627808 gene encoding uncharacterized protein LOC131627808: protein MCKSTSIEEFLKENGENSEEDECENLEEEENMMGEEENTQQNGSKQTEGASKKRTRGPTKCLKIHARKSADREEVVLDDDGEPIGPNDRTVTDLSCFLGTVARNSDLCPLVFTNFKALKKANKDRIWEFVTDKFIIPENGRRAVFSRINDAWRRFKKDLKKSCFLKYTTMSERLKHRPQTVPEVHFKQLISYWKNNNIQKISKINAVNRAKQKYMHRMGPTNFARIRAKLRAKKEDGKEVSQAEMFIETRQSRKGKQPDEETSSVISKLQESVQNSTESETFNSLFGKEKSGRVRCYGRTITPTMLKRKEEILVIKRQHNDEVAGMKREMDGMKALFKTMMKQQNPQMSDDEISNLMASAMGCSISSTAAPADPHSSASTHIPHCEQGGEEADCDEDMEEACDDHEDVEGGYAEDVEEGGCSEDVEEEQGEDQEE, encoded by the exons ATGTGTAAATCGACATCCattgaagaattcctcaaagaaaaTGGGGAAaatagtgaagaagatgaatgtgaGAATCTTGAGGAAGAAGAAAATATGATGGGTGAAGAGGAAAACACTCAGCAAAATGGAAGTAAACAAACTGAAG GGGCAAGTAAGAAAAGGACACGTGGACCAACTAAATGTTTGAAAATCCATGCTAGAAAGAGTGCGGATCGTGAAGAGGTGGTCTTAGACGATGATGGAGAACCTATTGGACCCAATGATCGAACCGTGACAGATTTGAGTTGTTTCCTTGGCACTGTCGCAAGGAATTCAGACTTGTGTCCCTTAGTTTTTACtaacttcaaagctttgaagaaaGCAAACAAGGACCGTATATGGGAATTTGTCACT GATAAATTCATTATCCCTGAAAATGGACGTAGAGCGGTTTTCTCTCGCATTAATGATGCTTGGAGGCGTTTCAAGAAAGATCTCAAAAAGAGTTGTTTTTTAAAGTACACTACTATGAGTGAAAGATTGAAGCATCGTCCCCAGACCGTACCTGAAGTTCATTTCAAGCAATTGATATCCTATTGGAAGAACAATAACATCCAA AAAATTAGCAAAATCAATGCTGTGAACAGAGCTAAGCAAAAGTATATGCATCGGATGGGCCCAACAAACTTTGCGAGGATTCGTGCAAAACTG CGTGCTAAGAAAGAGGACGGAAAGGAAGTTAGCCAGGCAGAGATGTTCATTGAGACTCGACAAAGTCGAAAAGGAAAACAGCCGGATGAGGAAACTTCAAGTGTAATT tctaagcttcaagaatcagtTCAGAATTCAACTGAATCTGAGACATTTAACTCCTTGTTTGGGAAAGAAAAATCTGGACGAGTTCGTTGCTATGGAAGAACAATAACACCTACCATgcttaaaagaaaagaagaaattctGGTTATTAAAAGGCAACATAATGATGAAGTGGCTGGCATGAAGAGGGAGATGGATGGTATGAAGGCGCTATTTAAGACAATGATGAAGcaacaaaacccacaaatgagcGACGACGAGATCTCTAATTTGATGGCAAGTGCTATGGGCTGTTCCATTAGTTCTACTGCTGCTCCTGCTGATCCACATTCGTCTGCATCAACTCATATTCCGCATTGCGAACAG GGTGGAGAGGAAGCAGATTGTGATGAAGATATGGAAGAAGCTTGTGATGATCATGAAGATGTGGAAGGAGGTTATGCTGAAGATgttgaagaaggtggttgttcagaagatgtggaagaagagCAAGGAGAAGATCAAGAAGAATAG
- the LOC131627807 gene encoding F-box/kelch-repeat protein At3g23880-like isoform X2, translated as MSSSQLFISDDLIAEVLSLLKVKSVLRFRCVNKHWDTLISDPTFVKLHLEKSAKQNPHFLLITEHITHIPGESPNGSDDKSEYECGVIPYSVSSLLENPSFDLSVDSYYLMQHKGCSKIVGSYNGLICLSGESYGREYYECWFRLWNPATKATSPKLGFLRLFHNRPGCAADNGYFNFTFGYDNSTGTYKIFASRYVFRKRRSEVRILCLGDDVWRDIQTFPVEPLCLSSCQTETYNQYSLPPEFDQVPPRAPIIGVLGDSLCFSYRYKETDLIIWQMKKFGVEDSWSQFLKISCHSLQIHYDYTEYMKFFFKLVPLFLSKDGDTLILKCFQEDQEILYNWRNNTVVRTKISASTTTTDDRTVHYVSCTANDHIESLVSVFLKN; from the exons ATGTCTTCATCTCAGCTGTTCATCTCTGACGATCTCATTGCTGAGGTATTATCTCTTCTCAAAGTGAAATCAGTTCTTCGATTCAGATGTGTTAACAAGCATTGGGATACTCTCATTTCCGATCCCACTTTTGTGAAATTGCATCTGGAGAAATCAGCAAAACAAAATCCTCACTTCTTACTCATCACTGAACATATAACACATATCCCAGGTGAGTCACCCAATGGCAGTGATGATAAAAGTGAGTATGAATGCGGTGTCATTCCCTACTCTGTAAGCAGCTTACTCGAGAATCCCTCGTTCGACCTTTCCGTCGACTCTTACTACTTGATGCAACACAAAGGATGCTCTAAAATAGTTGGTTCCTACAATGGATTGATCTGTTTAAGTGGTGAATCATACGGCCGCGAGTATTATGAGTGTTGGTTCCGATTATGGAACCCAGCCACCAAGGCAACAtcgccaaaattagggttcttacgCTTATTTCACAATCGTCCCGGCTGCGCTGCCGATAATGGCTATTTCAATTTTACCTTTGGTTATGATAACTCTACAGGCACTTATAAGATATTTGCCTCACGTTACGTTTTTCGTAAAAGGAGAAGCGAGGTCAGAATTCTATGTTTGGGTGATGATGTTTGGAGAGATATTCAAACTTTCCCTGTTGAGCCCTTGTGCTTGTCCTCTTGTCAAACTG AGACATACAATCAGTACTCATTGCCTCCTGAGTTTGATCAAGTTCCACCTAGAGCTCCAATTATTGGTGTGTTGGGAGACTCTCTTTGTTTTTCTTACCGTTATAAGGAAACCGATCTAATTATATGGCAGATGAAGAAATTTGGGGTCGAAGATTCTTGGTCTCAATTTCTTAAAATTAGTTGTCACTCTCTTCAAATTCATTATGACTATACTGAATAtatgaagtttttttttaaattggttCCACTATTTCTTTCTAAGGATGGTGATACACTGATACTTAAATGCTTTCAAGAAGACCAAGAAATTCTCTATAATTGGAGAAATAATACAGTAGTGCGAACAAAAATTTCTGCAAGTACAACAACTACTGATGACAGAACTGTTCATTATGTCTCTTGCACAGCCAATGACCATATTGAAAGCTTAGTTTCAGTTTTTCTGAAA AATTAG